A stretch of the Vigna radiata var. radiata cultivar VC1973A chromosome 7, Vradiata_ver6, whole genome shotgun sequence genome encodes the following:
- the LOC106765851 gene encoding putative glucuronosyltransferase PGSIP8: MAWEKKKMRLLVVMAVLLSGLWCVSCEREKEKETEKRRRNAYATMMYVGTPRDYEFYVAIRVLLKSLATLDAQADRVVIASLDVPPRWIRALEKEDGAKVVRVENLENPYKHQDNFDKRFKLSLNKLYAWSLVEYDRVVMLDADNLFLHNTDELFQCGQFCAVFINPCVFHTGLFVLQPSMAVFKDMVHELENGRENPDGADQGFIASYFPELLDKPMFYPPSNGTRLDGTYRLPLGYQMDASYYYLKLRWSIPCGPNSVITFPGAPWLKPWYWWSWPVLPLGIQWHDKRRQTLGYGAEMAVILIQSAIYLGIIAMTRFARPSLSKLCYRRSDKGISLVQNSLKLVALWSILAAYTTPFFIIPPTVHPLLGWPIYLLGVFALCSVAINAFLLPMLPVLMPWLGIVGVLMVMAFPWYSDGVVRALCVFGYAFCAAPFVWASMTRIMAGLHQSLEREAFLPRIGGESSPPSWFNKLY, translated from the exons ATGGCGtgggaaaagaagaagatgagattGTTGGTGGTGATGGCGGTGTTGTTATCGGGATTGTGGTGTGTGTCctgtgagagagagaaagagaaagagacagagaaaagaagaaggaacGCGTACGCCACCATGATGTACGTAGGTACGCCCAGAGACTACGAATTCTACGTAGCTATACGCGTACTCCTGAAATCGCTGGCTACGCTCGACGCTCAAGCCGATCGCGTTGTCATTGCTTCTCTCGATGTCCCTCCTCGCTGGATTCGAGCTCT TGAAAAGGAAGATGGTGCGAAAGTAGTGAGAGTGGAAAATCTGGAGAACCCATATAAGCATCAAGACAATTTTGACAAGAGATTCAAGTTATCGTTGAACAAACTGTACGCGTGGAGCTTAGTGGAGTATGACAGGGTTGTGATGTTGGACGCAGACAACCTCTTCCTTCACAACACGGACGAGTTGTTTCAATGTGGACAGTTTTGTGCGGTCTTTATCAATCCTTGTGTGTTCCACACGGGCCTTTTCGTCTTGCAG CCATCAATGGCCGTATTCAAGGACATGGTTCATGAATTAGAAAATGGGAGAGAAAATCCTGACGGTGCAGACCAGGGTTTCATAGCTAGCTATTTCCCAGAGTTGCTTGATAAGCCAATGTTTTATCCACCATCTAATGGCACCAGGCTTGATGGAACATATAGGCTTCCTTTAGGTTATCAGATGGATGCTTCTTACTATT ATCTTAAACTTCGCTGGAGCATACCCTGTGGACCAAACAGTGTGATCACATTTCCAGGGGCACCATGGTTGAAGCCATGGTATTGGTGGTCCTGGCCTGTCCTGCCATTGGGCATCCAGTGGCATGATAAACGTCGTCAAACTTTGGG TTATGGTGCGGAGATGGCGGTGATACTTATTCAATCAGCAATATATTTGGGCATAATAGCAATGACTCGTTTTGCAAGGCCAAGTCTCTCAAAGTTGTGCTATAGGCGCTCTGACAAGGGCATCAGCTTGGTGCAGAACTCTCTGAAATTGGTGGCATTGTGGAGCATCCTTGCTGCTTACACAACACCCTTCTTCATTATTCCTCCCACAGTTCATCCTTTGTTAGGATGGCCAATCTACTTGCTTGGTGTCTTTGCATTGTGCTCAGTTGCAATCAATGCCTTTCTGCTTCCAATGTTGCCAGTTTTGATGCCTTGGCTTGGAATTGTTGGTGTCTTGATGGTCATGGCTTTTCCTTGGTATTCAGATGGGGTAGTGAGAGCATTGTGCGTTTTTGGTTATGCATTCTGTGCTGCACCATTTGTGTGGGCATCTATGACTAGGATAATGGCAGGGCTTCACCAGTCTCTAGAAAGGGAAGCTTTTCTGCCAAGAATAGGAGGAGAATCTTCGCCCCCTTCTTGGTTTAACAAGTTATATTGA